One window of Hymenobacter sp. BRD128 genomic DNA carries:
- a CDS encoding cupin domain-containing protein, whose amino-acid sequence MKAVAATEPQGRVWEQVSEGVSRTLLRAEPGEKRVLITIEAGCTYPSHAHRTPDEVFVVAGVYTDPGVENGREFPAGSYLYYPPGTEHRASSPSGCTILVWNSGK is encoded by the coding sequence ATGAAAGCAGTAGCCGCCACTGAGCCGCAGGGCCGGGTGTGGGAGCAGGTCAGCGAAGGGGTGAGCCGCACCCTGCTGCGGGCCGAGCCCGGCGAAAAGCGGGTGCTCATCACTATAGAGGCGGGCTGCACCTACCCCAGCCACGCCCACCGCACGCCCGATGAAGTATTCGTGGTAGCTGGGGTATATACCGACCCCGGCGTAGAAAATGGCCGCGAATTTCCGGCGGGCTCCTACCTGTATTACCCGCCCGGCACCGAGCACCGGGCCAGCAGCCCGAGCGGCTGCACCATTCTGGTGTGGAACTCGGGCAAATAG
- a CDS encoding alpha/beta hydrolase, translated as MHKNLLCLSLVAALSGSPCFAQLAALPDKTPAQVQAAYTVTKDVAYGTDKEQALDIYLSPTAKSLKKENYTIVFLHGGGYYVSDKSREERYIQPYLKKGLNVVNMNYRIKRGVPIATEDLTYALNFLRANNSTYHLNLDRVIVTGFSAGAHIASLVAVTANDPAYSPKLASGIKIAGVINFSGPVDGLDVVEKVFTSNDVPVMHAIGVALFPETTEYAPKEYIRKFEPITYFDKNDPPFFIWQGGKDDQVPPVTFEKFVALLQQEPQKNEVLFVPEGQHSPNANELADAYQAIFNFLDKKIK; from the coding sequence ATGCATAAAAATCTTCTTTGCCTCAGTTTAGTTGCGGCGCTCTCAGGTAGCCCGTGCTTTGCCCAGTTAGCTGCGCTGCCCGATAAAACGCCCGCACAGGTGCAGGCGGCCTACACGGTCACAAAAGACGTAGCCTACGGCACTGATAAAGAACAAGCCCTGGATATCTATCTCTCGCCGACGGCTAAAAGCCTGAAAAAAGAGAACTACACCATCGTTTTTTTGCACGGGGGGGGCTACTACGTCAGCGACAAGTCACGGGAGGAGCGCTACATTCAGCCATACTTGAAAAAGGGGTTGAATGTGGTCAATATGAACTACCGCATTAAAAGAGGCGTGCCGATTGCCACCGAAGACTTGACGTATGCGCTGAATTTTCTGCGCGCTAATAATTCCACGTATCACTTAAATCTGGACCGGGTAATCGTAACGGGTTTTTCGGCCGGCGCGCACATTGCCAGCCTGGTAGCGGTGACCGCCAACGACCCGGCTTATTCTCCCAAGCTAGCCAGCGGAATTAAAATTGCCGGCGTAATTAATTTCTCAGGACCAGTCGATGGCCTGGACGTGGTGGAGAAGGTATTTACCAGCAACGACGTGCCGGTAATGCATGCCATCGGCGTCGCGCTTTTCCCGGAAACCACGGAGTATGCGCCCAAAGAATACATCCGTAAATTCGAGCCGATTACTTATTTCGATAAAAACGACCCGCCATTTTTTATCTGGCAAGGTGGTAAGGATGACCAGGTTCCGCCCGTAACCTTCGAGAAATTCGTGGCCCTACTCCAGCAGGAGCCGCAGAAAAACGAAGTGCTGTTTGTGCCGGAAGGGCAGCACAGC